Proteins encoded by one window of Dendropsophus ebraccatus isolate aDenEbr1 chromosome 4, aDenEbr1.pat, whole genome shotgun sequence:
- the PDE12 gene encoding 2',5'-phosphodiesterase 12 produces MSGGVSSRLLCGALRLFGRAGGMDRAVVRAVPAEPKLSISLTLNGSHRQLQRDQTEPLGRALARISASATKTKKRKEPPAPGPPVRLFYRGQPVSEAASNAEAWQDGAELLVGSVLYRVERNPPSCHELDLPRHVMAGFPVCPRLRLEFADPDHSLFAWFRQQAAGEAGESPESAAGQQWEEVGHERVFTPAVGDIGLRLKVRCTPGDGQRLGEGRELEVAGPVEAGPGACTFDERHLYTQRLTEEPVIRAVSYNLLADVYAQTEHARTVLFPYCAPYALEMEYRHCLIRKELSGYRADLLCLQEVDRSVFSDSLAPALEAFGLDGLFRLKDKQHEGLATFYRRSRYRLCTRHDILLGEALTGEPLHRDLLHTLDGYPAAKEKMLQRSSALQVSVLESTADPSRKICVANTHLYFHPKGGNIRLLQIAVALSHIRHVAYELYPGIPIIFCGDFNSTPSTGMYSFVRDGTISENHEDWTSNGEEERCNMSLAHLLKLKSACGEPAYTNYVGGFHGCLDYIFIDSESLDVEQVIPMPSHEEVTSHQALPSVSHPSDHIALICDLRWK; encoded by the exons ATGAGCGGCGGCGTGTCATCGCGCTTGCTGTGCGGGGCGCTGCGGCTCTTCGGCCGGGCAGGCGGCATGGACAGGGCGGTGGTGAGGGCCGTGCCGGCGGAGCCCAAGCTCAGCATCTCCCTCACCCTGAACGGCTCCCACCGGCAGCTGCAGCGGGACCAGACCGAGCCGCTGGGCCGAGCTCTAGCCCGAATCTCCGCCAGCGCCACCAAGACCAAGAAGCGGAAGGAGCCCCCGGCCCCGGGCCCTCCGGTGCGGCTCTTCTACCGGGGACAGCCGGTGTCTGAGGCGGCCAGCAATGCCGAGGCGTGGCAGGACGGCGCCGAGCTGCTGGTGGGCAGCGTGCTGTACCGGGTGGAGCGGAACCCCCCGAGCTGCCACGAGCTGGACCTGCCCCGGCACGTCATGGCCGGCTTCCCGGTCTGCCCGCGCCTCCGCCTGGAGTTCGCCGACCCCGATCACTCGCTCTTCGCCTGGTTCCGGCAGCAGGCCGCGGGTGAGGCCGGGGAGTCGCCTGAGAGCGCGGCCGGGCAGCAGTGGGAGGAGGTCGGCCATGAGCGCGTCTTCACCCCGGCGGTCGGGGACATCGGGCTGCGGCTGAAGGTCCGGTGCACCCCCGGGGACGGGCAGAGGCTCGGGGAGGGCCGGGAGCTGGAGGTGGCGGGCCCCGTAGAGGCCGGGCCCGGGGCTTGTACGTTCGATGAGCGGCACCTGTACACGCAGCGGCTGACCGAGGAGCCGGTGATCCGGGCCGTGTCCTACAACCTGCTGGCGGACGTGTACGCGCAGACCGAGCACGCCCGCACCGTGCTCTTCCCGTACTGCGCCCCGTACGCGCTGGAGATGGAGTACCGCCACTGCCTGATCCGCAAGGAGCTGAGCGGATACCGCGCCGACCTGCTCTGCCTGCAGGAGGTGGACCGCAGCGTCTTCTCCGACAGCCTGGCCCCGGCGCTGGAGGCCTTCGGCCTGGACGGACTCTTCCGCCTCAAAGACAAGCAGCACGAAGGCCTCGCCACATTCTACCGCCGCAGCCGCTACCGCCTGTGCACCCGGCACGACATCCTGCTGGGGGAGGCGCTGACCGGGGAGCCGCTGCACCGGGACCTGCTCCACACACTGGACGGCTACCCGGCCGCCAAGGAGAAGATGCTGCAGCGCTCCTCCGCCCTGCAG GTGTCTGTCCTGGAGTCCACGGCTGATCCTTCTCGGAAAATATGTGTAGCCAACACTCATCTTTACTTCCACCCAAAAG GAGGCAACATCCGTTTACTTCAGATAGCCGTTGCCCTGTCTCACATCAGACATGTGGCGTATGAACTCTACCCTGGCATTCCTATCATATTCTGTGGAGATTTTAATAGCACCCCTTCCACTGGTATGTACAGCTTTGTAAGAGATGGGACCATCTCTGAGAACCATGAAGACTGGACATCTAATGGAGAGGAGGAGCGCTGCAATATGTCTCTCGCCCACCTTCTCAAACTGAAGAGCGCCTGCGGGGAGCCCGCTTACACCAACTATGTGGGTGGCTTCCATGGCTGCTTAGATTATATATTCATTGACTCTGAGAGTTTAGATGTGGAACAAGTTATTCCCATGCCGAGTCATGAGGAAGTAACTAGTCACCAGGCTCTTCCCAGCGTTTCACACCCCTCCGACCATATAGCTCTTATATGTGACTTAAGGTGGAAGTAG